The nucleotide window TCTCCGCTGTTCTACCAGGCTCCCTTTCGCCCGGTGGATGCCAGCCTGGCCTGCATGTACGTGCCCGACGCATACAACGCCCTGCTGGCTTCGCCCACGACTAACGAAATCATTATTGTATCCACGACCGGGAAAAGCCAGCCGAGCAACGGGTGGTGGACCTCCGGGTACCAGCGCAAAACGGCTTCGGGCGGTACGCGCCCCGTGGCCGCGGCCGGGGCCGACGTCGACGGCGACGGCGATGCCGACTTGGTGGCCGCCCACGAAACCAACCCCAACGTCGTCATCCGGCTGCGGGAACCGAACCCCGTCACCCCGTACGATCTGTTGTTTCCTACCCAGCTTACTTACCCGCTGCTCGGCGCCCCGCGGCAGGTCATTTTGCAGGATATGAACGGCGACAACCGCCCTGACCTGCTGGTGCTGCTCACTACAGGGCTGGTGCAGGTATTCCGCAACACAGGCCAGAGCGGACAGGCCTTGTTTGATGCCCCTATTCTGTTAGCCACGGGCAGCCGCCCAGCGTATCTGCGCCTGGCCGATATCAACGCCGATGGGCAGCTCGATCTGGCTGTGGCCTGCCCCGGCGACAACACGGTGCATCTATTCTACAACCAAAGCGTGGTGCTGTCTGCTCAAGCAGCTAAGAGCAAGCAGCTGGCCACGGTCTACCCCAATCCGGCCCATACGACCTTGCAGCTTCGCTCCACAACCGGAAGCCCGATCCACGCTGCAATCTTGCTCGATGCGCTGGGCCGCCCGGTTCGGCAGTGGGATGCACCAGCGACGAGCCTGAATGTGGCAGACGTACCGCGGGGCCTGTACCTGTTGCAGCTACAGGTAGGAACCACTAAGACTATGCACCGGATAGTACTGGAATAAACCAGAGCTACGCTAGTCGCGCGAGCTACCCATAACCTCCACCCATCCTCGTATTACTTGGTTGGTAGCCGGTTGGCGCAAGGTGTAGTAATAGATGCCGGCCGGTACGTCTCCCCACTCATTGTGGTAGATATCGGCAGTATACACTTGTTTCCCCCAGCGGTTGAACACCACCAACGACCATTCACCCACTAAGCCCTGAGGCGCAAACCGGTCATTTCTCTGGTCACCGTTCGGCGTGACGACATTCGGGATAAGCCAGCAGCGCCGGGCCTCAATGCGTCGGCTGGCTGTCTGAATTCCGCAGCTGTTGCGGCGCTCTACCGAGTATGTGCCTGCCGCCTGCACCAGTAGCGTGGCCCCGGTAGAACCATCCGACCACCGGTACGTGGTGCCTGCCTGGTCCGGTGGACCAGGTAATCGTAAAGTCAGCGTTTGTCCCTCACAAAGCGTGGTATCGGCTCCCAACGAGAGCGGCGGATTACCGGGCAGGAGCTGCACGGTGTGCCGGGCCTCACTGCTGCAGTCCCCGGAGTATGATACGCGGACCGAATACGTGCCTGGCTGGCTGACCACGAGCTCCGGCCCCGTGGCCCCCGTATTCCAACGGTAGGCAGTGGCCGAGGCATCCCGGGCGGAAAGCGTTGTCGTAGCTCCCGGGCACAACAGGGAGTTGCCCGTAATAGAAGCGACCGGAGCCAGGACCGAGTAGTTTGCCGTAGCGGTGCACCCCGCGGGAAAGGTTGCCGTTACCTGGTAAGTTCCGGTCTGCGTGGCGGTTATGCCATCCGTCGTAGCCCCGGTGCTCCAGCGGAAAGCCGTGGCTCCCGGTGCCAAAGCCATCAGCAGCGCCGGACTGCTTGGGCTAACGCAAGAGGCAGCCGGGCCATTGATAGTCACCGTTGGCAGCACGATGGTGACGCGGCGCGTTACGCTGCAGCCCGCCCCGTAGGAAGCCGTCAGCTCATAAACGCCGGCTTGGGTGACCTCCAGCGTGGAAAGCGGCGAGCCGGTACTCCAGAGCAGGGAAGATGCTCCCGGCGCGGAAGCCGTCAGGCGAACTATACCGCCCGGACACAGCAACGTGTCGCCAAGAATCTGCACCACGGGCTGAAGGGCGCGGACCTGATGCGTGGCCGTGGCGGTAGCCCCGCCGGGGAAGGTAGCCGTAACGGTATAGCTGCCCGGTTGGATGACGGTAATGGAGGCCGTGGTAGCTCCCGTGTTCCAGACGTAGGTGGCCGCCGGCGCAGAAGGCAACGCCTGTAACTGTAATTGGCCCCCGGCGCAAATTTCCGTGCCCCCGCCAATGCGCACAGTTGAAGCCTCGCCCAGGCGGGCCAAAAAACCCGTGACCCTGTCCGTGGGTGTGCCCAAGGGGGCAGCGTACCAAAGCTGACCGGGGTGAACAAGTATCCGCCTACGTACACATCAGTACCGATAATGGCCAAGGCGTTTCCCCGGTCATTGTTGGGACTGCCGGCCCACTGGGCCCAGGCAAAACCGGCCGTCGCTCCCTGGTCGTCTAGTTGAGCCACGTAAATATCCCCCGAGTCGAAATTGCTCGCATTGAGCAGCGTAGTAGTGCCAAACGAGATTGAAGGACTCCCAAAAGAGCCGGTTATGCAGACGCCGTTGCCGTGCAGTACTAACGCCGATACGCTTTCATGACGCTGTCTGCCTGGGCCAGCAATCGACTGCACCCACACAAAGCGACCGGTAGCTCCCGCATCGGTGAGCTTGGCCACAAAGCCGTCAAAGCCGGTGCCTCCCTGGTTGGCTAGGGAAAGCGGACCAAACCGTATGAGCGAGCCGGTAAAAAAGCCCCCGACATATACACTCGTTCCTTGTACGGCCAGGTTAAGGCCAGACTCGTCCCCGTTGCTTCCCGCTGCCTGGACCCAGGTAAAGGTGCTGGATGGGCCGGCATCGGTCAGTTTAGCGACGAATACGTCTGTCTGACCAACACCGGACAGCACGGTGGAACCGAAGGCTACCGCCTCCTGCCCAAAGGTTCCAGTCAGGTACAGGCTGTTGCCCTGCACGGCCAGTGCCTGCACGGCTTCACTACCCCGGCCCCCGATGCGTTGCGCCCACACCACCCAGGCCGTGGTGCCAGTATCCTCAAGCTTGGCCACATACCCATCCGTCCGGGACCCTGCGCTAGGATTTGTCAGCGTTAGCGTACCAAAAGTGGCGGTGGGGCTCAGATAATGCCCGCCAACATATACGCTCGTGCCGCTGACGGCCAACGAAGTGGCAATATCACTGTATCCACCACCAAATTGCTGCACCCAGGCGAATGTGCTGGACGAGCCGGCGTCAACTAGCTTGGCGACGAAGCCATCATCACTGCCGATATTGCTAGTGAGCCGTGAGGAGCCAAATTGAGCCCCATCACTCGAAAATTTCCCCGCAATATAAACGTTGGCACCACTGACGGTTATGGCCATAGGGGTGTCAGAATCCGTACCGCCTGCTCGCTGAACCCACAGAAACTGGTTGGCGACCGGACTCCACTTGGCGACAAAAATGTCGCCTTCCCCAGCGCTGACCAGGGTGACCCCGGCCAACTGCAGGGTGCCATAGAAGGTACCTGTCAGAAACACTTCTCCGTTGGCAGTGACAGCCGATTCGATATATGAGGTAGAAGGTGCTTGGCTCAGAGCGAAGGCTGCTTGCCAGGCCGGTGCCTGGGCGTAAGCACCTCGTAGGCCGACAAGAAAAAAAAGGAGGAGTAAAGTGCTTCTTTTCAAACAGCTAGGAAGCGACGATGACTGAGCGGGAAAAAGGAAAAAGTAAGCCAAAGCGTATAATTATAAACTACCAGTTTAAGACTCGCCGGTGCAGAGGAAGAAGAGTAGTAGAAGACCGTATAGCGCCTTGTAACAGGGCCCAGTCAAAAATACTTCTAACTGATGAGTTGACGGCGAGTGGCTTACGGTGCAAGGAAGTAATGTCGAGCAAAATACTGATGTAGGAGGGCCTTTATCGGCTCGAATGCCCCATTTTCGCTTTTCGGACCGTTTGGTTAAACACATTTGAGAGCGATATACGCCTTCCTATTCTTTTTCTTTCGTTACGCGTACTGCGCCTGTTCGCTAAGTCCAATATACCTCACTTGACTACCTAGACTGTGCTCTGCTAGAACGCTTAAACGCCGTTTATTCGGGGTTTTCTTTTGGTGTGCGCGTATCTACAATTCCTGCAGCTCTTTGGGCCACTCGTCTGCTGGAGTAAGCGCAAATAGGACGGCCGCCGACATAACGTCCCGCCGAATCACAGTTAACGCGGTGGGGTGGTCAATGAAGTACCGCTCAGTCACATAGTCGGCTGCTTTTTTCGGCCCATTGGTTCGGCAATGCGGTGGGCCAGCTCCATGCGCTCCGGCTCTTTCCCAAAGCCGGCAGTTATTTCCAGCAGGGTAGCTGTATGGGTTCGCCCGACCATGCTGGCCGAGACGAGAAGTCGAGCGTTAGATTTCATACGGTTGCTTGCTGCAGCGCAAGCGCTAGTAGAAGAGTCTAGCGAAAGTGCGTTGGGCAGGATAGATTCATCTTACTACTTACTCTAACACGACACGGCCCACACGCAGCAGTCGACCCACGCTCATGAGTACGCCCGGCACCTTAGCCCACTAAGGCATACTATTGGAAGCTTTGTAGTCGTTCTGACAGTAGAGGCCCATACGGGTAAGATAGAAAAAGCCTGCTGTTTCATCAGTACAGCAGGTTGTTCCGTAATTTATATAATATTTTATATATTATATCAACAGTTATGGTACGAAATACAGCACGAGTAGCAGAGCTTCGCAAGTCTACCGCGACAGTTCATTTTCCTGGCTTAAATGCCTTTCGCTTTGTGGCTGCTACCGTCGTAGTATTGGTTCATATCGCCTTGGTGCAGAAAGAACTCCGAATCAGTTCCTTCCTTGTTCCCATACCCCAGAGTGTAGGCGGCCTGGCTGTCACCTTCTTCTTTGTGTTGTCGGGCTTCCTAATCACCTATCTGCTCTTACACGAGAGGGCGGCGAGTGGCACGGTGGACGTTGGAAAGTTCTACTGGCGGCGCATTCTGCGCATCTGGCCGCTCTACTACCTCATTTTATTTCTAGCCTTTGTTTTTCTGAATAATCGGGCGCTTCTGCCTAGCATTGCTGACCCTGCAGTGTACAAGCAAGCCCCAACCAACATTGCGCTGTACTTAGTGCTGCTACCCTCATTAGCTTTCACCTACAACATGCAAATCCTGTATGCCAACCAGCTCTGGTCGGTAGGCGTGGAAGAGCAATTTTATCTGGTGTGGCCTCTGTTTATGAAGCGCCTGGGCAGAAGTGGCCAGTTCTATAGCATGCTGGCTTTGGTTGTCGGCTTCGTGCTGGTTCGCAATGGGACGGCTCTGCTCATTTGGTTTTTGCCAGAGTATGACCAGGTGCTTTATCGATTTATTGCCCTGCTGACCATTACCCGGATTGACTGTATGGCCATTGGCGGCCTGGGCGCCTACGCGCTCTACTACCATCCGCAGTGGGTACACCGGTTTATATCGAGCGTTTACGTGGATATCGTAGTCCTCATAACCGTTCTGGTACTGGCCTCGCGGGATACCTTTATCCCCTACATACACCACGAGTTCTATAGTGTGCTGTTTTGCTACGTTATCTTGAGCGGCTCCTGTAAGCCCGGATCCATTCTGCAGCTTAAGGGAAAGACCTGGGACTGGCTTGGCAAACTGTCCTATGGCATTTATATGTGGCATATGGCCGTTATTGCTCTAGCACAATTCGCCATCAAGACATTCGCTATTACGCAACATGCTACCATTAATTGGATGCTGTACACCTCGGTAGTGCCGGCCACTATCCTAGTTTCTTGGTTGTCTTACCAATTCATCGAGCAGCCATTTTTAAAAATAAAGTCCCGCTTTGTGGTTGTAAAAAGTTGTGCTGCATAGCGCACACTATAGTCATAGTGGCGACCATAAGAATACAAATGCCCTGGCCAGAATAACCAGGGCATTTGTATGGTGAAGGATACTCATCCATAGCGCGACACGGCGCCGATCAGAAATAAGGAAATGAGAGCAACAGGGCCAACGCTACTTGGTCGCTTACACTCCGGTTCGGTTTGTAGGCTTGGGGCCGGTAGGGTCGCCTTTTCTTAGGCAACATACCTCGGGAGTTTACTCAACCCTGATACGCGAGGCTGGCTAGCTCTTCCTCTTATGGTACCGGCGTTGGAGCTAGCCGCACAGGCGCTGCTAGTTCTACTTATGCCGGCTGGCCGTCCTTCTCGTCATCCTCCTGTGGCCCATCCAGAACGGTCTGCCACTCCACCCAACCGAGCGGGAATGGGGGCCTGTGGCTTGATAAAATTCAAAAGCGGAGCAGTAGCTTTTTCATAGTCAGGTTATAACAGGGTGCCAAATTTCTTCAACAAGAAACCTCCTGCCTGCGTCGGGACCTTACCCGCACGCCCAGGCCCGGGCGGCCGACAAATCCTGGAAGGAGCGCAGCTCGAAGGGCAGCTGCTGCTCGGCCGTTTCCTGGGCCTGACCGATTAAGAGTTTGTTGAGTGGGTCAATTGCCTCGATGCGGGCAAACCGCTTGACTCCAGCCCGAACCAATTCGGGCAGCACTTCCACACCAATCCACTCCAGGTCGATTGGGCGTACCGGGCCCAGCAGCCGGTCGTCGGCAATCCAGCCGGAGATGCCGTGCTGCTGGGCCAGCGCTACGCATTCCAGCGTGGACTGGCGCAAGAGCGCGCTGCTGACAAAACCTTTCCACTGAGCTTCGATGGCCCGGGAGCTGCCCTCGTGTAAGAATAGCTGTAAATGAGGATAGGAAGCGAGCAGCAGCATAAAGTTGATTCGTGGGAAAAGGACGCTGGTATCCGTAACCCAATACCGGCTCCTTTGTTAACGGCGGCAAAGGTATAGCTTATGCCGGCAAGCGCTATAATGAAGTTACCCAAGCCTTTCTGCCCGTCTAGGTACAGCATTGCCAGCCAGTACAGCAGGTCCGCAAGCCTAGCTTACTGCCCGGACGTACTGCGTATTCCCTGAAACGAAAGCAGCCCCTAACGCCATGTTGACTGCTTTAGCTGGCCGCAACCGGCCGTCGGGTGAGCAGCACCAAGCCCAGGCTGTAGACCACGACCACGCTCAACAGCAGCTTGCCCAAGCCGCGCCAGGCGGTAGGCAGTTCGGGCGTGCTGGTGAACGTGTGCCGGGGCTCCCGGGCGTAGTCGGCGTGGGTGAATTCGACTTTGCGGAAGAGAAACGGGTAGTAAAAGGCCCGCAGCGAATCGTGGTAGCGGGTGACGCTGCGCTGAAAGGCCAGGTGGGTGGGCAGGTCGGAGCCGGCCAGGGCATTGAGGCTGCTTTGGGCGTTGATGGCCGGGGAAAGCAGGTTGAGCTTCTCCACCAAATCGTAGCGCTGCTGCAGGCCAGTGGCGTAGGCGGCCGCCTCCCGGGCCACGGCCTGGTCGCCGAGGTGCTGGAAGGCATAGTACCAGCGCCACACAAACCGCTCCCGGATGGTGGCCGTGTCGCGCCACTGCGGGTAGAGGGCAAAAAAACGGTTCATGGTCTGGGTTTTGGGCCGGTCCCAGCCGGCGTGGATTTCCTCCCGCTGCTTTATCGTCAGCTCAATACCCTGGGGTACGGGCCGGGCGGCGGCTACGCCCAGGTTGAGCAGGCTAGGCACCAGCACGACCAGCAGCAGCCACGCGCCCAGCAAAGCCACCGCATTCACGGCCGAAGAACGGTGCAGCGCCGTGACAACCAACACCACCCCAAACCAGAACAGGCAGTAGAGCGTGGTCAAAGCCAGCCAACTCAGCACGCGGCCATCCAGCGGCACTTGGGCCCACCCCATGCCCACCACCGAGAGCAGCCCGGCCAGCCCCAGCACCAGCGCGGTACGGAAGGCCAGCTTAGCCCCGATAACCGTGGCGGGCCGAATGGGCTGGGCCAGCAGCAAGGTCAGAATTCCTTCCTCGCGCTCAGCAGACAGCAAGTTGAAGCTCAGGGCAATGATGAGCAGCGGTAGCAGGTACACCAGCACGAAGGCCAGGTCGAAGTTGCCGCTGAGCGTCTTCATCGGGTTGGTGTTGTCGGCGGCGTAGAGCTGGTTGTGCAAGCCCAGCAGGCGCAGCTTCACGTAGCTTGGGTTTACGTCGCGCAGGCCCAGGGAAAGAGCTGCCCAGGCATCCGGATGGTGCACGGCGAAGGTGGTGTGGTAGTAGCCGATGTCGCCGGCGTCGGCGGGACCGGGAAACTTCACCTGCAGCTCCTCCACGTTGCGGCGGGTCAGCTCGGGCAGGGTGGCCAGGTGCTGGCGCTGCCGCTCAATTTCGGTGGTACCGTAGTAGATGCTGTAGAGGCCCGTAGCCAGCAGCAGGCTGCACAAGAGCACCAGCCCTTTGGCCGCGCGAAAGTGCCGCCACTCGTAGGAAAACAGAATTCGAAATACGCGCATCAGATTAAGCAACAGTCGTTTTGGAAATCAGCCGCAAGCCCAGCCAGCTCAAGCCCCCGGCCCAGAGCAACAGGGCGGCTACCGGCAGCAGCAGGCGGGGCAAGGCCCAGCTCAGCGGTGGCGCCTGGTAACTGAACACCGGCAGCTCCTGCCAGGTATGGGCATCCAGGCGCCGCTCCTTATCGCCGTAACCCATGCCGGCCTGCAAGTGGTTGAGGCGCTGCACTAGGCCGTAGCGGTAAGCTTCGGCGGCTTGCTGGAAGTGCACGTAGTGGGCAAAGTCGGAGCCGGCCAGGCCCATCGACAAAGGCCGCATGGCCTGGTAGGGATTCAGCAGACCGGCCCAGTCCGACAGGCGGTTTTGCTTTTCGTACGTGGCATTCAGGGCCGCGAAATGCTGCTGGTACACCCGGGCCGAGTACTCTTCCCCGGCCGCCATTT belongs to Hymenobacter cellulosilyticus and includes:
- a CDS encoding ABC transporter permease, coding for MRVFRILFSYEWRHFRAAKGLVLLCSLLLATGLYSIYYGTTEIERQRQHLATLPELTRRNVEELQVKFPGPADAGDIGYYHTTFAVHHPDAWAALSLGLRDVNPSYVKLRLLGLHNQLYAADNTNPMKTLSGNFDLAFVLVYLLPLLIIALSFNLLSAEREEGILTLLLAQPIRPATVIGAKLAFRTALVLGLAGLLSVVGMGWAQVPLDGRVLSWLALTTLYCLFWFGVVLVVTALHRSSAVNAVALLGAWLLLVVLVPSLLNLGVAAARPVPQGIELTIKQREEIHAGWDRPKTQTMNRFFALYPQWRDTATIRERFVWRWYYAFQHLGDQAVAREAAAYATGLQQRYDLVEKLNLLSPAINAQSSLNALAGSDLPTHLAFQRSVTRYHDSLRAFYYPFLFRKVEFTHADYAREPRHTFTSTPELPTAWRGLGKLLLSVVVVYSLGLVLLTRRPVAAS
- a CDS encoding T9SS type A sorting domain-containing protein — translated: MTYFHAYDLQAQSVPPLTLGYGPTIQLPTGADVNDIAVADLDHDGRPDLAIPERALDTLAIFVQTASGGFPAKASARYFFSRGPHTIVPLALNGYGASGSPVPVADDLVLGARQSIQLYLLDNMGTAPGQLSLVARPALRWGPLGGSPPTDPRLLTAPLNGDDYPDIAYLYNPIGTVQAGLGGNGILFRNTPPDNIASPLFYQAPFRPVDASLACMYVPDAYNALLASPTTNEIIIVSTTGKSQPSNGWWTSGYQRKTASGGTRPVAAAGADVDGDGDADLVAAHETNPNVVIRLREPNPVTPYDLLFPTQLTYPLLGAPRQVILQDMNGDNRPDLLVLLTTGLVQVFRNTGQSGQALFDAPILLATGSRPAYLRLADINADGQLDLAVACPGDNTVHLFYNQSVVLSAQAAKSKQLATVYPNPAHTTLQLRSTTGSPIHAAILLDALGRPVRQWDAPATSLNVADVPRGLYLLQLQVGTTKTMHRIVLE
- a CDS encoding acyltransferase family protein, which codes for MVRNTARVAELRKSTATVHFPGLNAFRFVAATVVVLVHIALVQKELRISSFLVPIPQSVGGLAVTFFFVLSGFLITYLLLHERAASGTVDVGKFYWRRILRIWPLYYLILFLAFVFLNNRALLPSIADPAVYKQAPTNIALYLVLLPSLAFTYNMQILYANQLWSVGVEEQFYLVWPLFMKRLGRSGQFYSMLALVVGFVLVRNGTALLIWFLPEYDQVLYRFIALLTITRIDCMAIGGLGAYALYYHPQWVHRFISSVYVDIVVLITVLVLASRDTFIPYIHHEFYSVLFCYVILSGSCKPGSILQLKGKTWDWLGKLSYGIYMWHMAVIALAQFAIKTFAITQHATINWMLYTSVVPATILVSWLSYQFIEQPFLKIKSRFVVVKSCAA
- a CDS encoding T9SS type B sorting domain-containing protein — translated: MGTPTDRVTGFLARLGEASTVRIGGGTEICAGGQLQLQALPSAPAATYVWNTGATTASITVIQPGSYTVTATFPGGATATATHQVRALQPVVQILGDTLLCPGGIVRLTASAPGASSLLWSTGSPLSTLEVTQAGVYELTASYGAGCSVTRRVTIVLPTVTINGPAASCVSPSSPALLMALAPGATAFRWSTGATTDGITATQTGTYQVTATFPAGCTATANYSVLAPVASITGNSLLCPGATTTLSARDASATAYRWNTGATGPELVVSQPGTYSVRVSYSGDCSSEARHTVQLLPGNPPLSLGADTTLCEGQTLTLRLPGPPDQAGTTYRWSDGSTGATLLVQAAGTYSVERRNSCGIQTASRRIEARRCWLIPNVVTPNGDQRNDRFAPQGLVGEWSLVVFNRWGKQVYTADIYHNEWGDVPAGIYYYTLRQPATNQVIRGWVEVMGSSRD